One genomic region from Leptospira tipperaryensis encodes:
- a CDS encoding LLM class oxidoreductase: MLTLNSDTKSKNKGYSSMFRKNQLSVGLFFPIEAFEGTKPTMQNQIELAKRAEEGGFSALWFRDVPLLDPAFGDVGQIFDPWVYLGYIAAQTESIALATGSVILPIRHPIHTAKAAASVDQLSDGRLVLGFASGDRPVEYPILGIDFEKRGEIFRDYFRDFKLYLESEFPEFQTPFGKISGVDLVPKPVSFGIPTLVTGCSQQSVKWIAENADGWISYPRPPDQQMLVVSHWRDVVEEVWGDRFLPFAQSLYIDLQKNPNALPKNIHLGFSSGRNFVTEILLILRKIGVNHVVLNLKYGKRPAWEVLEELIEFVLPALKI, translated from the coding sequence ATGCTTACACTAAACTCCGATACAAAGAGTAAAAACAAAGGTTATTCTTCCATGTTTAGGAAGAATCAATTGAGCGTCGGTTTATTCTTCCCCATTGAAGCTTTTGAAGGGACAAAACCTACGATGCAAAATCAAATCGAACTCGCAAAACGCGCGGAGGAAGGAGGTTTTTCCGCTCTTTGGTTTCGGGACGTTCCACTTTTGGATCCCGCTTTCGGAGACGTCGGGCAGATTTTTGATCCCTGGGTTTATCTCGGATATATTGCCGCACAAACCGAATCCATCGCCTTAGCGACGGGTTCCGTCATTCTTCCGATTCGACATCCGATTCATACGGCAAAGGCGGCGGCTTCGGTAGACCAATTGAGCGACGGTCGTTTGGTTTTGGGTTTTGCTTCCGGAGATCGACCCGTGGAATATCCGATTTTAGGAATCGATTTTGAAAAAAGAGGAGAAATATTCAGAGACTACTTTCGGGATTTCAAACTTTATCTGGAATCCGAATTTCCGGAATTTCAAACTCCTTTCGGCAAAATCTCCGGAGTGGACCTCGTCCCAAAACCGGTTTCCTTTGGAATTCCGACATTGGTAACCGGTTGTAGCCAACAATCCGTAAAATGGATCGCTGAAAACGCGGACGGCTGGATCTCCTACCCGAGACCTCCCGACCAACAGATGCTCGTCGTTTCTCATTGGCGAGACGTTGTCGAAGAAGTTTGGGGGGATCGATTTCTTCCGTTTGCACAGTCGCTTTATATCGACTTACAAAAAAATCCGAACGCACTCCCCAAAAACATTCATCTCGGTTTTAGCTCCGGTCGGAACTTCGTCACGGAGATCTTACTCATCCTTAGAAAAATCGGAGTCAATCACGTCGTTCTCAATTTAAAATACGGGAAACGACCGGCATGGGAGGTTTTAGAGGAATTGATTGAATTCGTTCTTCCCGCCCTCAAAATCTAA